Below is a genomic region from Telmatobacter sp. DSM 110680.
ATGTTCCGACGGTCGGTGATCCGGCGTTTGCTGCCAAGTTGGCTGTCGCTTGCCCCACCTGCGTGCAAGGCCAGCCGTTCCCCGGTGGAGTAATCCCGGCCGGCTTGTTTGATGCCAACGCTCTTGCATATCTCGCCTCTGGAATCGTTCCCAAGCCGAACGCGGCCAACGATCAGTTCCTGGGTCAGGCGAGTCTCCCTATCAATGTACGCGACGATGTGGTTCGCGTAGATCACCGCGTCAATGATAAGTACCAGATACTCGCCCACTACCTGCACGATTCGGTTTCGCAGGCATTCCCAGCGCCGATGGTCGGTTGGTCAACTGGTAGCTGGCCGACGATCACCAGCACCCTGAACAACCCCTCGAACAGCGCCGCAGTCAAGCTCACGGCAACCATCAATCCAAATCTGCTGGTTGAAGCAAGCATGAACTACGACGGCAACATCATCGACATCGTGAACAGTTCAAAGGGCAACTTGCCATCCGGCATGTCCGTCAACAAGTTTTTCAACAACGGTTCCAAGTCAGCGCCCAGCATGAACTGGGGTGGGGTGTATGGCGTTCAGGAGAACCCGGGTTCCGCTCCCTGGCACAATGCCGCCGAAGACTACGAGCCAAAGGTGGATGTCTCGTACACCATGGGTAAGCACGCCATGAAGTTCGGCGCAAGCTACAACCGCTACACCAAGAACCAGAAGCTATTCCTAAACGCGGAAGGAAGCTTTACGTTTGGTACAAACACCGGCGACCCGTTCATGGACATGCTGCTGGGTCTGTCCTCCAACTACTCAGAGTCACAGGCTGCTCCGATCCGCCACTACGTCAACGAGACCCCCTCGGTCTACGCGATGGATACCTGGAAGGTGACGAATCGCCTAAGCCTGCAGTACGGTCTTCGCTACGATGCGCTTCCCTTCGCTTATGAGCGCTCCAACCAAGTCGCTAACTTCGATCCTGCGACTTACCTCAGCAGCCAGGCTCCAAATTGGCTCCCAAGCGGAACCTTGGATCCGAATGGTCCGGGATTCCAAACTGTCAATGGAGGCCGCTTCTATCTGAACGGCGTTCACCTGGCGGGCCAAGGTGGAACACCGAGAAACTTGATCAAGACTGACTACAACACGCTGCAACCGCGCGTTGGTTTCTCTGAAGACGTCTTCGGGAACGGCAAGACCGTTCTCCGTGGTGGCTTCGGAACCTTCTACGAACGGCTCCAGGGGAACGACATCTACGACGTCGCCACCGCTGCGCCGTTTGCGAATACACCATCAGCCAATACGGTCTATCTGACCGATCCGCACACCAGCTACGTAACCGGCGCGGCGGCAGCTACCCCCTTCTTTGCGCAGGGAAGCACGACTCTCGCACAGGACTACAAAGCTCCCGCGGTCGCCCAGTTCAGCCTCGGCCTTCAGAACCAGGTGGCTCCATCGGTCATCTGGGTTGTTCAATATGTTGGCAATTTGGCATGGCATCAGAACATTCGCCGCAACATTAACAACTTCCCAATCAACACCTCTAACGCCGTTCGTGCCAACGCAGGAGACCCGAATAACCATTCGGGAACAAATCCGGGTGGGATGACTATTGCCAACACGGATCAACTCCGGACCTACGATGGTTTCGGCGGTATCACCGAGCAGGAAAACAACACCAACGGCAATTACAACGGTTTCCAGACCGGTCTCCGTGTTCAGAACCGTTGGGGACTTAGCGGTGAAGTCGACTACACCTACTCGCACGAAATCGATATCACCAGCAC
It encodes:
- a CDS encoding TonB-dependent receptor — encoded protein: MKVTLAILARYRSSLLSLVLLLVCLAGHGQQNSTITGTVLDKNGAAVPGAEVTLTQQQTGFVSKANSNDSGNFTFNGLNVGTYDLKATAKGFDAYVEKGIVVNVSQTTRVDATLTVGSVDQTVTVQSDVLSVQTDSNVVSTLVSEEQITEIATENRNFASLVALGLGVSSTLPDNNTPTSVGASSNISVNGLRQSHNIWLIDGGEADDRGGAGGIDILPSQDAIAQLETLSSNYPPDYGISSGATISLSLKSGSQSYHGEAWEFNRNTAFNANSWQNKNTSGTPTARAKLNYNIFGANIGGPLFIPGMYNKDRKKTFFFWNEEWRKLIQGNPPNLQNDLPAADFPTAGQNLTYVSPGFAKTPIVLNVPTVGDPAFAAKLAVACPTCVQGQPFPGGVIPAGLFDANALAYLASGIVPKPNAANDQFLGQASLPINVRDDVVRVDHRVNDKYQILAHYLHDSVSQAFPAPMVGWSTGSWPTITSTLNNPSNSAAVKLTATINPNLLVEASMNYDGNIIDIVNSSKGNLPSGMSVNKFFNNGSKSAPSMNWGGVYGVQENPGSAPWHNAAEDYEPKVDVSYTMGKHAMKFGASYNRYTKNQKLFLNAEGSFTFGTNTGDPFMDMLLGLSSNYSESQAAPIRHYVNETPSVYAMDTWKVTNRLSLQYGLRYDALPFAYERSNQVANFDPATYLSSQAPNWLPSGTLDPNGPGFQTVNGGRFYLNGVHLAGQGGTPRNLIKTDYNTLQPRVGFSEDVFGNGKTVLRGGFGTFYERLQGNDIYDVATAAPFANTPSANTVYLTDPHTSYVTGAAAATPFFAQGSTTLAQDYKAPAVAQFSLGLQNQVAPSVIWVVQYVGNLAWHQNIRRNINNFPINTSNAVRANAGDPNNHSGTNPGGMTIANTDQLRTYDGFGGITEQENNTNGNYNGFQTGLRVQNRWGLSGEVDYTYSHEIDITSTDDSGIDNPFFIKYMKGSGGFDRRNILSINYIYKLPIFKEAGIAHSVLGGWELAGTVIDETGVPTTPRISLSYDTIGLDGGYTNRPNQSGKSKKGGSITHAFDTSVFSNPIPAWAGGPNQGFGSAGKDSLPGPNRVNFTTSLYKSFAFTEKARFEFRVESFNTFNHTEPNGIGNTLGNSNFGTVTSFYDPRALELGGKLIF